A section of the Corynebacterium auris genome encodes:
- the treY gene encoding malto-oligosyltrehalose synthase: MRRPITSTYRLQLRGPHADPAGRRFGFAEATQVVDYLRDLGVSHLYLSPIFAAVKESNHNYDVTDPTQVNPELGGIEGLRELAAAAHEAGLGIIVDIVPNHLGVDTPHLNRWWWDVLKHGRDSEYEMYFDIDWHEDNGAAGKLGLPVLGSEGDEERIQLLHLDAIGEDVLAYYDNYFPLAPGSYEGLDDDPLAVYERQHYRLMYWRDGVISYRRFFSVNGLAGVRQEDPLVFEHTHRVVRQLIAEELIDGIRVDHPDGLAEPFGYLSRLRDLVGEDRWLVVEKILGVDEPLDPRLSVDGTTGYDALRELDGIFVDRAAEDALSMLALQQTGSTWDERAIDAAEHQLKRDVARSELGAEIRRLTRAIRRDNFSTAGSTVSDDELTWVVIELVAAIPVYRADYLSMSRVTSSVMAEMARRFPSRSDALDLISAALLANGEAATRFAQVCGAVMAKGVEDTLFYRASRLVALQEVGGAPGRFGVSAAEFHLLQQERARLWPRAMTTLTTHDTKRSEDTRARIIEITELPNEFAELVRQVGAIVPAPDAAVGHFLLQNLLGVWPHDGAITPALRERLHDYAIKASREAGTSTTWFDQDASYETSVTDWVDALLNGPATGLITDFAATLHRGAIQVSLGRKLLQLVGPGIPDTYQGQEFFDLSLVDPDNRRFVDFTNRAQTLELPPSLDCPAADGTHPRLAEQIDRAKQHVVREALTLRREHPGVFLTGGYQPVFAEGEAEAHLVGTARGDAELSVIALATRYPLRLAARGGWGETTVALPEGRWTDRLSGRTYEGVARAADIFASLPTALLVSERLSGPEAL; this comes from the coding sequence ATGCGTCGCCCAATCACCTCGACCTACCGCCTACAGCTGCGGGGGCCCCACGCCGACCCGGCGGGGCGGCGCTTCGGCTTCGCCGAGGCCACCCAGGTCGTCGACTATCTGCGCGACCTGGGCGTCTCCCACCTGTACCTCTCCCCGATCTTCGCCGCGGTGAAGGAATCAAACCACAACTACGACGTCACGGACCCGACCCAGGTCAACCCCGAGCTCGGGGGAATCGAGGGTCTGCGCGAACTGGCAGCGGCGGCGCACGAGGCCGGTTTGGGAATCATCGTCGATATCGTGCCGAACCACCTCGGGGTGGACACCCCCCACCTGAACAGGTGGTGGTGGGACGTGCTCAAACACGGGCGCGACTCCGAGTACGAGATGTACTTTGACATCGACTGGCACGAGGACAACGGCGCCGCCGGCAAGCTCGGTTTGCCGGTGCTAGGCAGCGAGGGGGATGAAGAACGCATCCAGCTGCTGCACCTCGACGCGATCGGCGAGGACGTCCTCGCCTACTACGACAATTACTTCCCGCTCGCCCCTGGGTCATACGAGGGGTTGGACGACGACCCGCTTGCCGTCTACGAGCGCCAGCACTACCGGCTGATGTACTGGCGCGACGGGGTGATCTCCTACCGCCGGTTTTTCTCCGTCAACGGGCTCGCCGGGGTGCGCCAGGAGGACCCGCTGGTCTTCGAGCACACCCACCGAGTTGTACGCCAGCTCATCGCCGAGGAGCTCATCGACGGCATCCGCGTCGATCACCCGGACGGGCTCGCGGAGCCCTTCGGCTACCTCAGCCGCCTGCGCGACCTCGTCGGCGAGGACCGCTGGCTTGTGGTGGAAAAGATCCTCGGCGTCGACGAGCCCCTCGACCCGCGCCTGTCCGTTGACGGGACAACGGGCTACGACGCGCTGCGCGAGCTCGACGGGATCTTCGTCGACCGGGCGGCCGAGGACGCGCTGAGCATGTTGGCCCTGCAGCAGACGGGCTCGACCTGGGATGAACGCGCCATCGACGCTGCCGAGCACCAGCTCAAGCGCGACGTAGCGCGCAGTGAGCTGGGCGCGGAGATCCGCCGCCTGACGCGCGCGATCCGCCGGGATAACTTCTCCACCGCCGGCTCGACCGTCTCCGATGACGAACTCACCTGGGTCGTCATCGAACTGGTGGCGGCGATCCCGGTCTACCGCGCGGATTACCTATCCATGTCGCGGGTGACCTCGTCGGTGATGGCGGAGATGGCGCGGCGTTTTCCGTCGAGAAGCGATGCTCTCGATCTCATCTCGGCCGCGCTTTTGGCCAACGGCGAGGCCGCGACCCGCTTCGCCCAGGTCTGCGGCGCCGTGATGGCGAAGGGGGTCGAGGACACCCTGTTTTACCGGGCCTCCCGGCTTGTTGCGCTGCAGGAGGTCGGCGGCGCCCCCGGCCGCTTCGGCGTGTCGGCCGCGGAGTTCCACCTTTTGCAGCAGGAGCGCGCCAGGCTCTGGCCGCGGGCGATGACCACGCTGACCACGCACGACACGAAGCGCAGCGAGGATACCCGCGCGAGGATCATCGAGATCACCGAGCTCCCGAACGAGTTCGCGGAGCTCGTGCGCCAGGTCGGCGCCATCGTCCCCGCCCCCGACGCCGCCGTGGGCCACTTCCTGCTGCAGAACCTTTTGGGGGTGTGGCCCCACGACGGTGCCATCACCCCCGCGCTGCGCGAGCGGCTGCACGACTACGCCATAAAGGCCAGCCGGGAGGCCGGGACGAGCACGACCTGGTTCGACCAGGACGCATCCTACGAAACTTCCGTCACGGACTGGGTGGACGCTCTGCTCAACGGGCCGGCGACCGGGCTTATCACCGACTTCGCCGCCACGTTGCACCGCGGGGCGATCCAGGTGTCGCTGGGCCGCAAGCTACTACAGCTCGTCGGCCCCGGCATCCCCGACACGTACCAAGGCCAGGAGTTTTTCGACCTTTCCCTCGTCGACCCCGACAACCGTCGCTTCGTGGACTTCACCAACCGCGCCCAAACCCTCGAGCTGCCCCCAAGCCTCGACTGCCCGGCCGCCGACGGCACGCACCCGCGCCTGGCGGAGCAGATCGACCGCGCGAAGCAGCACGTCGTACGCGAGGCGCTTACGCTGCGCCGCGAGCACCCAGGCGTCTTTCTTACCGGCGGGTACCAGCCCGTCTTCGCCGAGGGCGAAGCCGAGGCGCACCTGGTGGGCACGGCGCGCGGGGACGCGGAGCTCAGCGTCATCGCCTTGGCCACCCGCTACCCGCTCCGCCTCGCCGCGCGCGGCGGCTGGGGCGAGACGACCGTGGCGTTGCCGGAGGGGCGGTGGACGGACCGACTCAGCGGACGCACCTACGAGGGCGTAGCGCGCGCCGCTGACATTTTTGCCTCCCTGCCCACCGCCCTGCTCGTCTCCGAGCGCCTCTCCGGGCCCGAGGCCCTGTAG
- the ilvA gene encoding threonine ammonia-lyase IlvA translates to MNAAVPTPQNEPHTPPSTAEVHAADIQAAQARISTVIEPTPLQYCPRLSQQYGLEVYLKREDLQDVRSYKIRGAYYNVASLTEEEKAAGVVAASAGNHAQGVAYACRAMGIKGKIFVPKPTPKQKRDRIRVHGGDNIELVVTGNTFDEAAEAARDDAAERGATVIEPFDARETVIGQGTVAAEILAQLTGLGRELDSVIVPVGGGGLAAGIVSYLADMSPRTSVVAVEPAGAASMAAAVKNGGPVTLKAIDPFVDGAAVKRAGAFPYEIIERNLGRTHLIASEEGAVCTEMLALYQNEGIIAEPAGALSVAGLSGVKLEPGSTVVCVISGGNNDVLRYAEVMERSLVHRGLKHYFLVNFPQEPGQLRSFLTDILGKEDDIVLFEYLKKNNRETGVALVGVELSRASDLDPLLGRMEDSPIECRRLMPGTDEYEFIVAS, encoded by the coding sequence ATGAACGCAGCCGTGCCGACACCGCAGAACGAGCCCCACACGCCGCCGTCGACAGCAGAGGTCCACGCGGCCGATATTCAGGCAGCTCAGGCGAGGATTTCGACGGTGATCGAGCCCACGCCGCTGCAGTACTGCCCGCGGCTGTCGCAGCAGTACGGCCTTGAGGTTTACCTCAAGCGCGAGGATCTGCAGGACGTGCGCTCCTACAAGATCCGCGGGGCCTACTACAACGTCGCATCCTTGACGGAGGAGGAAAAGGCCGCGGGCGTCGTCGCCGCCTCCGCCGGCAACCACGCCCAGGGGGTCGCCTACGCGTGCCGCGCCATGGGGATCAAGGGCAAAATCTTCGTGCCCAAGCCCACCCCGAAGCAAAAGCGCGACCGCATCCGTGTCCACGGCGGGGACAACATCGAGCTCGTCGTCACCGGCAACACCTTCGACGAGGCCGCCGAGGCCGCGCGTGACGACGCCGCCGAGCGCGGAGCCACCGTCATCGAGCCTTTCGACGCCCGCGAAACCGTCATCGGCCAGGGCACCGTCGCCGCCGAGATCCTCGCGCAGCTGACCGGCCTGGGCCGTGAGCTCGACAGCGTCATCGTCCCCGTCGGCGGCGGTGGGCTGGCCGCGGGCATTGTCTCCTACCTCGCCGACATGTCCCCGCGTACCTCCGTCGTGGCCGTCGAACCGGCGGGCGCGGCCTCGATGGCCGCCGCGGTGAAAAACGGCGGCCCGGTCACCCTGAAAGCGATCGACCCCTTCGTCGACGGCGCCGCAGTCAAGCGCGCCGGGGCGTTCCCGTACGAGATCATCGAGCGCAACCTCGGGCGCACCCACCTAATCGCCAGCGAGGAGGGCGCGGTGTGCACCGAGATGCTTGCGCTCTACCAGAACGAGGGCATCATCGCCGAGCCCGCCGGGGCCCTGTCCGTCGCCGGGCTGAGCGGGGTGAAGCTGGAGCCGGGCAGCACCGTCGTGTGCGTTATTTCCGGGGGCAACAACGACGTGCTGCGCTACGCGGAGGTGATGGAGCGCTCCCTGGTGCACCGCGGCCTGAAGCACTACTTCCTGGTGAACTTCCCGCAGGAGCCGGGGCAGCTGCGTAGCTTCCTCACCGACATCCTAGGCAAGGAGGACGACATCGTCCTGTTCGAGTACCTGAAGAAGAACAACCGCGAAACGGGTGTCGCGCTCGTGGGCGTGGAGCTCAGCCGCGCCAGCGACCTCGACCCGCTGCTCGGCCGGATGGAGGATTCGCCCATCGAGTGCCGCAGGCTCATGCCCGGCACCGACGAGTACGAGTTCATCGTGGCCAGCTAG
- the treZ gene encoding malto-oligosyltrehalose trehalohydrolase, which yields MSTPARFEIWAPYAHRAQLAVDGADYTMLRDEAREGWWYADPALITPAAGQRYCYRLFDGTDWSKPLPDPRTRAQPEGVHGPSEVVATNFEWGDAAWRGRQLRGQVIYELHVGTFTPAGTFAGVAEKLGYLASLGVTAIEIMPVQPFGGTRNWGYDGVDWFAVQHSYGGPVELKKLVDAAHRAGLSVFLDVVYNHFGPDGNYNGLFGPYTTAGNTGWGDVINLSGPGSDEVRSYILDAVRQWLDEFHIDGLRLDAIHSYDDRLAYSIMEEIRAVADDVAAGTGVPRIIIGESDLNDPRIINDESVGGYGLSAQWVDDIHHCIHTLVSGERGAYYVDYGTIEILAYTLAHGYRFRGGYSQYRKRHHGRPLDLAAVPAWRLITYTTTHDQTGNRAKGDRPSQNLTPTQLALKAAVVLFSPFTPMLFMGEEFAARTPFPFFVSHTNDELNRLTRQGRFDEFARLGWRPEDVPDPAEAATFESARLVWDVDETQDEIFETYQALIGLREQYGLAREDLRELRVEHGAQWLTMGYDDIVLAANFSGDTVRVPVGGTLVYSFGDPQVGAESTTLGPWEFAILAPAA from the coding sequence ATGTCTACCCCCGCAAGATTCGAGATCTGGGCCCCCTACGCGCACCGGGCGCAGCTGGCAGTGGACGGCGCCGACTACACGATGCTGCGCGACGAGGCGCGCGAGGGCTGGTGGTACGCGGACCCGGCCTTGATCACCCCGGCGGCGGGCCAGCGCTACTGCTACCGCCTCTTCGACGGCACCGACTGGTCGAAGCCCCTGCCGGACCCGCGCACGCGGGCTCAGCCGGAGGGCGTGCACGGGCCTTCCGAGGTGGTTGCCACCAACTTCGAGTGGGGTGACGCAGCGTGGCGCGGGCGCCAGCTGCGCGGCCAGGTGATCTACGAGCTCCACGTGGGTACCTTCACCCCCGCCGGAACCTTTGCCGGGGTGGCCGAGAAGCTGGGGTACCTCGCCTCCCTCGGCGTCACCGCCATCGAGATCATGCCGGTCCAGCCTTTCGGGGGCACCCGCAACTGGGGCTACGACGGCGTGGACTGGTTCGCGGTGCAGCACTCCTACGGCGGTCCGGTCGAGCTGAAAAAGCTCGTTGACGCCGCCCACCGCGCGGGGCTGTCCGTCTTCCTCGACGTGGTGTACAACCACTTCGGCCCCGACGGCAACTACAACGGCCTGTTCGGCCCCTACACCACCGCCGGCAACACGGGCTGGGGCGACGTGATCAACCTGTCCGGCCCCGGCTCGGACGAGGTGCGCTCCTACATCCTCGACGCGGTGCGACAGTGGCTCGACGAGTTCCACATCGACGGGCTGCGCCTCGATGCCATCCACTCCTACGACGACCGGCTGGCGTACTCCATCATGGAGGAGATCCGCGCCGTGGCGGACGACGTCGCCGCGGGGACCGGGGTCCCGCGCATCATCATCGGCGAGTCGGATCTGAATGACCCGCGCATCATCAACGACGAATCCGTCGGCGGCTACGGCTTGAGCGCCCAGTGGGTCGACGACATCCACCACTGCATTCACACCCTCGTCAGCGGGGAGCGCGGCGCGTACTACGTCGACTACGGCACCATTGAGATCCTCGCCTACACCCTGGCGCACGGCTACCGGTTCCGGGGCGGCTACTCGCAGTACCGCAAGCGCCACCATGGCCGCCCCCTGGATCTGGCCGCCGTCCCTGCCTGGCGCCTGATTACCTACACCACCACCCACGACCAGACCGGCAACCGGGCGAAGGGCGACCGCCCCTCCCAGAACCTCACTCCGACGCAGCTGGCGCTCAAGGCCGCGGTGGTGCTGTTCTCGCCCTTTACGCCGATGTTGTTCATGGGAGAGGAGTTCGCGGCCCGCACGCCCTTTCCCTTCTTCGTCTCGCACACAAACGACGAGCTAAACCGGCTGACCCGCCAGGGCCGCTTCGACGAGTTCGCCCGCCTCGGCTGGCGCCCGGAGGACGTGCCCGACCCGGCGGAGGCGGCCACCTTCGAAAGTGCCCGGCTTGTCTGGGACGTCGACGAGACCCAGGACGAGATCTTCGAGACCTACCAGGCGCTGATCGGGCTCCGCGAGCAGTACGGCCTAGCCCGAGAGGACCTGCGCGAGCTGCGCGTCGAGCACGGCGCGCAGTGGCTGACGATGGGCTACGACGATATTGTGCTCGCCGCCAACTTCAGCGGCGACACCGTGCGGGTACCCGTCGGGGGCACGCTGGTCTATTCCTTCGGTGACCCGCAGGTGGGCGCGGAGTCCACGACGCTCGGGCCGTGGGAGTTCGCTATCCTCGCGCCGGCTGCCTAG
- a CDS encoding RNA-binding S4 domain-containing protein, giving the protein MSDGEGSAVRIDVWLWAVRVFKTRSQSAEAVRAGHVKLNGQAPKPAAQVVPGDHVRVWKDHRYLELEVTGTPKKRVGAPVARTMYIDTSPPPPPREILASLPQRDRGAGRPTKKDRRAIDRLQGRR; this is encoded by the coding sequence ATGAGTGACGGCGAGGGCAGCGCGGTCCGCATCGACGTGTGGCTGTGGGCGGTCCGCGTGTTTAAGACTAGGTCCCAGTCCGCCGAGGCGGTGCGCGCGGGACACGTCAAGCTCAACGGGCAGGCGCCCAAGCCAGCGGCGCAGGTCGTGCCGGGGGACCATGTCCGGGTGTGGAAGGACCACCGCTACCTCGAGCTGGAGGTTACGGGCACGCCGAAGAAGCGCGTCGGCGCCCCAGTGGCGCGGACCATGTACATCGACACCTCCCCGCCACCCCCGCCGCGGGAGATCCTCGCCTCCCTGCCGCAGCGCGACAGGGGGGCGGGGCGCCCGACCAAGAAGGACAGGCGCGCGATCGACCGCCTGCAGGGGCGGCGCTAG
- a CDS encoding IMPACT family protein: MTDVCAPYELPRAGQLVEHEIEVKRSRFIARIGRVQSEEQARAFIAAAREDYPDARHHCSAYIYRVDGAQPVERSSDDGEPAGTAGTPMLETLRGSGLCDVAAVVTRYFGGTKLGTGGLVSAYSTSISEALENVPRVMRKPRRVGVVDLPHADAGRVEGELRAAGIEVLGVEYGAVARYTLAFDPAHLPRVRERIAAATRGSAELADPAGPTYTWVED; encoded by the coding sequence ATGACTGATGTGTGCGCGCCCTACGAGCTGCCCCGCGCGGGGCAGCTCGTCGAGCACGAGATCGAGGTCAAACGCTCACGCTTCATCGCCCGGATCGGCAGGGTTCAGTCCGAAGAACAGGCGCGCGCCTTCATCGCCGCCGCGCGCGAGGACTACCCGGACGCGCGGCACCACTGCAGCGCCTACATCTACCGAGTCGATGGGGCGCAGCCGGTCGAGCGCTCCTCCGACGACGGCGAGCCCGCCGGCACCGCGGGCACGCCCATGCTCGAGACCCTCCGGGGCTCGGGGCTGTGCGACGTCGCAGCGGTGGTCACCAGGTACTTCGGCGGCACCAAGCTCGGCACCGGGGGCCTGGTCAGCGCCTATTCGACGTCGATAAGCGAGGCCCTAGAAAACGTGCCCCGCGTGATGCGCAAGCCGCGCCGAGTCGGGGTAGTGGACCTGCCGCACGCGGACGCGGGGCGGGTTGAGGGCGAGCTGCGCGCCGCCGGAATCGAGGTGCTCGGGGTGGAATACGGCGCGGTGGCGCGCTACACGCTCGCCTTCGACCCGGCGCACCTGCCGCGGGTGCGCGAGAGGATCGCCGCCGCGACCCGCGGGAGCGCCGAGCTCGCCGATCCCGCCGGGCCCACGTATACGTGGGTGGAGGACTAA
- a CDS encoding GTP pyrophosphokinase codes for MSDGTVPDAVIARLGSTYFAWLDAHPGIDTAFHQALAELLADAGVNFDRVDVRIKSWPSMKAKARTVRDGAPAYPDPWHDIRDLIGARITVLHSTEIPTVLDLAAGQFEVLRSVDKAQETRVAGGFGYGSHHLVLRVRPSSEGLEDYAGAVFELQVRTVLQHAWAEFEHDIRYKRAGGTEPDPQVDRAFTLAAGLIELADQQFDQISAVTYPEHKVDTGVDAELTPETLPGVLTVLMGTRFPLSRPEDYRFLIELLRAHDIDNVAQLAELTNAADVDAVSSALKYAFAPGQVRIVDDLLLNRFGEDHIARTARSGNRPKLRRDRLRRRLAGLRSGRS; via the coding sequence ATGAGCGACGGAACCGTCCCCGACGCAGTCATCGCGCGGCTCGGGTCCACGTACTTCGCGTGGCTGGACGCACACCCGGGGATCGACACGGCCTTCCATCAGGCCCTCGCTGAGCTGCTCGCCGACGCCGGCGTCAACTTCGACAGGGTCGACGTGCGCATCAAGTCGTGGCCGTCGATGAAGGCGAAGGCCCGCACGGTCCGCGACGGCGCCCCCGCCTACCCCGACCCGTGGCACGATATCCGCGACCTCATCGGCGCTAGGATCACCGTCTTGCACTCCACCGAAATCCCCACCGTGCTCGACCTTGCGGCGGGTCAGTTCGAGGTGCTGCGCAGCGTGGACAAGGCGCAGGAGACCCGCGTCGCCGGCGGCTTCGGCTACGGCTCGCACCACCTCGTGCTGCGGGTGCGGCCGAGCTCCGAGGGTTTAGAGGACTACGCGGGTGCGGTCTTTGAGCTGCAGGTGCGCACCGTCTTGCAGCACGCGTGGGCCGAGTTCGAGCACGACATCCGCTACAAACGCGCCGGCGGCACCGAGCCCGACCCTCAGGTGGACCGGGCCTTTACCCTCGCGGCCGGGCTCATCGAGCTGGCGGACCAGCAGTTCGACCAGATCTCGGCGGTGACCTATCCGGAGCACAAGGTGGATACCGGGGTCGACGCCGAACTCACCCCGGAGACACTGCCCGGGGTGCTCACGGTGCTGATGGGGACCCGCTTTCCGCTCTCGCGCCCGGAGGACTACCGCTTCCTCATCGAGCTGCTGCGCGCGCACGACATCGACAACGTCGCCCAGCTGGCGGAGCTGACCAACGCCGCCGACGTCGACGCAGTCTCCTCTGCGCTGAAATACGCCTTCGCGCCGGGGCAGGTGCGCATCGTCGACGACCTTCTGCTCAACCGCTTCGGGGAAGACCACATCGCCCGCACGGCGCGATCGGGCAACCGGCCGAAGCTGAGGCGCGACCGGCTGCGCAGGCGGCTGGCGGGGCTGCGCTCTGGGCGCAGCTAG
- a CDS encoding exonuclease domain-containing protein, protein MITAHGATLSVTNSALVIAPTPLEAALRGTTEQRSVPIADISVAEVTREADAWDRGLVELTLPDGALRIAFSPGDGEGPARLLSLLDAARRGDAPEHASPTGRAGIPGLSFVGVDVETANQRWGSICQIGAVKIVDGEEVERASWLCTPPEPYAEFDPFNVSIHGITADDVADEPPVAQRIDELVDFIGDLPIVAHNAQFDASALREACLAAGREVPSLLFGCTLAQSRAAHLDVVNHKLPTLAGHFGVSLDNHHDACADAVACAGIMVELARAADHSGSLMSFVHDAGFALGAITAERVTPVLRDRSGAARALQAEAAQHNSLDAVADALAIPRGSNQTGTGAGDAERSGGFGSSGRRQPAPWQSVATPDTVPEPAENADPTSPLYGQNVTLTGEFEPYDKGALWEAIAAQGATVGKNVTKKTTVLVTGEWATMTSKEKRARELRDKGQTIEIWPAEKLFDALNLDQ, encoded by the coding sequence GTGATTACAGCCCACGGCGCGACCCTGTCGGTGACCAATTCCGCCCTGGTCATCGCCCCCACCCCGCTCGAGGCGGCGCTGCGGGGCACCACCGAGCAGCGCAGCGTGCCCATCGCTGACATTTCGGTGGCCGAGGTGACGCGCGAGGCCGACGCCTGGGACCGCGGCCTCGTCGAGCTCACCCTGCCCGATGGGGCCCTGCGTATCGCTTTCTCACCCGGCGATGGGGAGGGCCCCGCGCGCCTGCTTTCGCTTCTCGACGCCGCCCGTCGCGGCGACGCCCCCGAGCACGCCTCCCCCACCGGCCGCGCCGGGATCCCGGGGCTGAGTTTCGTCGGCGTCGACGTGGAAACGGCGAACCAGCGCTGGGGTTCCATCTGCCAGATCGGCGCGGTCAAAATTGTTGACGGCGAAGAGGTGGAGCGCGCCAGCTGGCTTTGCACCCCGCCGGAGCCTTACGCCGAGTTCGACCCGTTCAACGTGTCCATCCACGGCATTACCGCTGACGACGTCGCCGACGAGCCGCCGGTGGCGCAGCGCATCGACGAGCTCGTCGACTTCATCGGCGACCTGCCGATTGTGGCCCACAACGCGCAGTTCGACGCCTCCGCATTGCGCGAGGCCTGCCTCGCCGCGGGACGCGAGGTTCCCTCCCTTCTGTTCGGCTGCACCCTCGCGCAATCCCGCGCCGCGCACCTCGACGTGGTCAACCACAAGCTGCCCACCCTTGCGGGCCATTTCGGGGTGTCGCTGGATAACCACCACGATGCCTGCGCCGACGCCGTCGCCTGCGCCGGCATCATGGTCGAGCTCGCCCGCGCAGCCGACCACTCCGGTTCCCTGATGAGCTTTGTCCACGACGCCGGTTTCGCCCTCGGCGCTATCACCGCCGAGCGCGTCACGCCTGTGCTGCGGGACCGCTCCGGCGCCGCGCGCGCCCTCCAGGCCGAGGCGGCCCAGCACAACTCACTTGACGCCGTTGCGGACGCCCTCGCCATTCCGCGCGGCAGCAACCAGACCGGCACCGGCGCGGGCGACGCGGAACGTTCTGGGGGTTTCGGGAGCTCTGGCCGCCGCCAGCCGGCCCCCTGGCAGTCCGTGGCCACGCCGGACACCGTTCCCGAGCCCGCCGAAAACGCCGACCCGACCTCGCCCCTGTACGGCCAGAACGTGACCTTGACCGGGGAGTTCGAACCCTACGACAAAGGTGCTCTGTGGGAGGCCATCGCAGCCCAGGGCGCGACGGTAGGCAAGAACGTGACCAAGAAAACCACCGTCTTGGTCACCGGCGAATGGGCGACGATGACCTCCAAGGAAAAGCGCGCCCGCGAGCTCCGGGACAAGGGCCAGACAATCGAGATCTGGCCGGCGGAGAAGCTTTTCGACGCCCTCAACCTCGACCAATAG